GTCGTAGCCGAACAGGGCATCGACCGCCCGCTCGCGGAAGCCGGTGATGATCTTGCCGTGCCGCTTGGCCAGGCGCTGCAGGAACCAGTTCATCATCAGCGGGATGTCGTCGCGGCGTTCGCGCAGCGGCGGCACCTTGATCGGAAAGACATTCAGGCGAAAGAACAGGTCTTCGCGGAAGGTGCCGGCCTTGACCGCCTCGCGCAGATTGACGTTGGTGGCCGCGATGAGGCGGACATCCACCTTGCGCATGCGGATGTCGCCGACGCGTTCGATCTCGCCCTGCTGCAGGGCGCGCAGCAGCTTGCCCTGGGCGGTGAAGGTCAAGGTGCCGATTTCGTCGAGGAAGAGGGTGCCGCCATCGGCCCGTTCGAAGCGGCCGGGCCGCGACGTGGTGGCGCCGGTGTAGCCGCCCTTTTCCACGCCGAACAGTTCGGATTCCATCAGATGCTCGGGGATGGCGGCGCAATTGACGGCGACGAAGGGGCCGTCGCTGCGCCGGCTCAGGCGGTGCAGGTTGTTGGCGAAGATTTCCTTGCCGACGCCGCTTTCGCCCAGGAAGAGGACGGTCGCCTCGGTCGGCGCCGCCTTCTTCACCATGTGGCAGACGGTGTTGAAGCCGGCCGAGATGCCGACCATGCCGAAGCTGTTCTCCGTCGCGGTCGAGATGCGCGCCGCAATGAGGCTGTTTTCCGCCGGTGCGGGTTCCTGCCGCCTGGGTGACCATTTCACGAAGTCGCCGATCTGCAGGAAGCGCAGGTCGTTCTCCGCATCGTCCCATTCCTCCACCGGCTTGCCGACGACGCGGCAATGCGAGTGCCCCATGGCGCGGCATTCGATTTCCCGCCACAGGATGGGACGCCCCATGAAGGCGCTGGTGTAGCCGCAGGCGTAGCCGACCAGCATCCAGCAGACGTCCTCGTTGCCAATGCCGTAGCTGGCGATGTGGGCCTCGGCTTCCGAACAGTCGATCAGGCGGAAATCGCCGTAGTAGTGGCCGCGCTCGACATCGATCTCCAGCGCGACCGGCTCGCAATGGACGATGCCTTCGAGCGAGACGAGCTGCGGCCCCGCCAGGAAGTCGTCGTTGGTCTTGAAGCCGGCGCGGATCTTGCGCGTCATCGCGGCGTCGTGGTTGCCGGCCTGGTAGCCGATGCGGGTGATCAGCCCGCGCGCCGTCTCCTTGCCGAGGCTCTCGATCAGTTCCTGGCGCAGCGAGCCGAAGGAACTGAGATGCATCAGCAGCATCCGCTGGTCGTCGAGCCAGATGCGCCCCTGCTGCGGAGCGAAGCGCAGGCGCTTGGCGAGGTCGCGGATATCCGGGACGGGTATCCGCTCGGTGGCAGGGGCATGTTCCGATTGGTGGGGCTCAGCCGGCGACAAGCGCTCGGACGCCCTTTTCCCCGGGCGTTTCGTCATTATCGTCTCCTCCTTCTGCCTGCGGGTCCGTACCGGCCGGGCCGGTCGGGCCTCATCGATTGTCGTGGAATTCCGGGAGCCGGAAAAAACCGGTGGGGGATTCTCGCGCTGCTACCTCCCTGTGGCAACGGGCTGGAAACGGGCGCCTTCAGAAGCGGTGCGTGTAGCTGAGCACGAAATTGTCCTGCGCATGCGTGGAACGGATTGGAGCGCCGGACGAGACATTGGGTTCGCTGGCGTTGCCCAGGCTTTCCCTGAGCGCATGCGAATAGGCGAAATCGAGCGTGTTCGACCTGCCGAAATCGTAAGAGAAGCCGGCCGAGAGATGCCGGGTCGGCGTCGCCGGAATGACGCCGAACAGCGTGTTGTCGGGAATGGCCTGATTGGCGATGCTGGCGCCGGCGCGCAGCGTCCAGCGGTCGATCCGGTAGGCGGCGCCGAGGCTGAGGATGGTGACGTCGCGGTAGTTCTGCGGCAGTTCCACCGCCAGCTCGCCACCGCCGTCTGCGGCATAGCGGACCTTGATGTCCTTCATCACCTTCTTCCAGCCGACGTGCGAGACGTCCGCCGCCAGCAGCAGATTCTCCGTCGCCTGGTGCGCGATGCCGACGGTGAGGGTCGAGGGCATCTGGAAATCGACGATGCGGATCCTGCCCGGCAGCGCGATCTGGCCGGCGACCGAGCTGACCGCCGTCAGGCGGGCCTTGCCCTCGAGGTCGTCCATGTGCGACCTGAACCCGTAGGCTGCGCCGATGCGGGTCGATTCCGACAGCCTGTACGTCAGCCCCAGGCGCCCGCCCCAGCCCCAGGCATCGGCCCCGCTCTCCACGTCGCTGCTCCTGGAGAAGCTGAAATGCGCGCCTTCCAGCCCGGGGATGCCGGCCAGCGCCGGCACCAGGGAACCGCGTGCGCGATTCCGGCCGATCAGGGAGGCGACCTGGTCCGCGCCCAGCAGCAGGCCGAGGTTCATGCCGGTCCATTGCGCTTCGATGGCGCCGCCGACCGTCAGGCGGTCATCGACCTGGTAGGACATGCCCAAGGGGATATGGAGGACGAGCAGGCGGCTCGAATTCTCGAGGCCGGTGTCGATGCCGCCCGGCGTGCGCGACAGGAAGCTGTTCTTGCCGTACTCCGTGCCCAGGCCGCCGCCGGCGTAAGCGCCGACCCCCCAGGTCAGGGCGCCGGAGCGGCGCACATAGCCGGCCTGCGGCGCGTAATAGGCGCTGGCGACGTCGCGGTGGCCGGATCGCGCGGTCTCGCCGGTCGCGGCATTTTCGATTTCGAGATGGCTCGTGGTGACCAGATCGATGCCGAGATCGAGGCGGCTGCCTCCGCTGCCGAGCCCGAGGGTGGCCGGGTTGGCGAGCAGCGCCGCGCTGCCGGTGTCGTGGGCGGCGCTGGTGCCCCCCATGGCGCGGGAAACCGCGCCGTAGCCTTCCAGGCGGAAGACGTTGGTGGCGCTCGCCGGGCCGGCCAGCCCGAGGGCGCCCAGGACGATGAGGACGAGACGTTGGAAATGGGACATGCGTTGACTCCGGATCAGAAAAAACGGTCGAAGTGGATCTGCTGGAAGGGCACGCCGTGCTTGTGCATCAGCATGGTCTGGACGGCGTCGATCATCGGCGGCGGGCCGGCGAAGTAGAACTCGTAGCGGTCCAGGGGCTGCGGCAGGGCGCGCTTCACCTCTTCATGGACGAAGCCGACGGCGCCGCGCCAGCCCGGGCTTGCATCGGGCATGGACAGCACCGGCGTGTACGACAGCCGGTGCGGCGGCGGGCAGTCGCCGAGCAAGGACTCGCCGCAGAGATCGGCTGCCGTGCGCGCGCCGTCGAAGAAACGGACCGGCGGCGCATCCGGCCGCGCCAGGGCGGCGCGGGCGATCGACAGCATCGGCGCCAGGCCGGACCCGCCGGCGATGCGGACGATCTCGCGCGCCGGCGTGTCGCGCAGGCAGGCATTGCCGTAGGGGCTGTCGATGGCGACCTCGTCGCCGACGCCGAGCCGGTCGAACAAGGCGTTGCTGCCCCGCCCCCCGCTCACGCGGCGGATGACGAACTGCCACAGGCCGTCCGCGTTGGGCAGGTTGGACATCGAATAGGCGCGGGCGCCCTCCGTCCCGGGCGGATACAGCAGGGCGTACTGGCCGGGGAGGAAGGCCGCCGGCCAGGCGGTGCGCAGGCTGAATTCGCTCATGTCCGGCGTCAGTTGCCGGCGTCCTTCGAGGCGCGCCAGGCCGCGCCGCGGCGCGACGGCGGGTGTGTACTCGTCGGCGCAGCGGATGCGGATGGTGCAGTCGCCGCGCGGCCGGCTCTGGCAGGCCAGACGCTTGCCGCGCTTGCGGTCGCGTTCCGACAGTCCGGGCGCCTCGGCCCACAGGGTTTCCATGTCGCCGCTGACGAGGTCGAAGCGGCAGGCGCCGCAGCCGCCCACGCTGCATTCGTGCGGCATGCCGATGCCGGCGCGCAGTGCTCCGCGCAACAGGGAGTCCTCTTCGGTGGAGACGGCAAAGGCCGCACCACCCTCTATCGTGATGATGTGCTCCATGATTGGAAGCCGGGCGGGGCGGACGGGCCGCCCCGCGCCGGAATCAGAGGCCGAAGCTCGCGCGCAGCGCCCGGGTGGCCTCGCGGGCCTGGCCGGCGGTCGCCCCGGTGTCCGGCAGGGCGGCGCAATAGGCGTCGATGGCCGCGTCCGCCAGCGGCTCCCATTTGCGCACCCAGGCGGCCAGGACTTCGCGGTTGCCTTCCTGCTCCAGCGCCATCCTGGCCAGGGCGCCGGTCCAGTGGCGGTGGCGCTGGGCGTCGGCGAGCTGGGCGTCGGTCAGGAGGCCGAGCAGGGTGTCGCCATTGTGGCGCGCCGCCTGGCCCAGGCCGCGCAGCACGGCTTCCTCCACCGCCGGGCGGACGACGAGATTGAAGGCGGCGAAGCTCTCGCCCCAGTCCCAGGCGACCAGCGCCTTCTCGACGAGTTCGCGGAAACCCTGCCAGGCCGGGGCGGTTTCCCAATGACTGCGTTCGTCTTCGCCGAAGCCGGCGTCGGCGAAGGTCCTGGCCAGTTCGGCGGTGCGGTAGGCGGTGTGGGTCAGCCAGCGCAAGGAGTCCGCGGTCTGGTAGGTGGCACAGTTCGAGATGGTCGAGGCCGGCGCCATCTGGCACAGGTAGGCCGCGCTCATCTGCAGGGCGTGGAACAGGTAGCGGCCCGGCGTATACAGGCGCGCCAGGCTGTGGGCCCAGCCGCGTTCGAGCATCGCGTCGTGGCCACGCTCCGAGAACTGGTTGAAGAGGCCGAGGACGTAGGTCTCCTGCCCGTCCTGCAGCATGTTGTAGGTGCGGTAGACGATCTCGTCGGGATCGCGGAAGGCGTTCCAGTCGGCGTGCCGCAGCGGCGAGGTGTTGCGGTACTGCTTGAACCACTGCGCCATGCCGAAATCGGGATCGAGTTCGAAGGGCGCGTCCGGGTTGTCGGTCGTGTAGTGCAGGTTGGTGGAGACGATCTCGTATTCGCTGGGCTTGCGGCGGCGGGCCGCGAGATGGCTCCAGGTCTTGAGGGGCTTCAGGACTTCGGTCTGGTTCATGTCGGGGCCTCTGTCAGAGCGTCTTTTCGTAATAGAAGCGAACGTAGTCGTTCGTGGTTTCGATGCGGCCGGCGAAGGAGCCGAGGTTCACTTCCAGCTCGGACATGCGGAACGGACGGCCGAGCGTGCGCTCCAGGGTCGAACGCCTGAGGATCAGCTCGCCGTCGGCTTCGATGCGCACGTAGGCGGTCTTGTCCTGGACGGAGACTTCCTTGTCGGGGTTGTCCTCGATGGCCGCCTCGATGACGCCTTCGGTGATGTCGCTCGCCCGCAGGATCGGGCCGACCCGGTTGTTGCGGTAAGCGTTGAGGGATGCGGTGATGTTCAAGATGATTTCCTCGGTAGTGGGTCAGGCTTGGGCGAAGAGGGGTTCGACGCCTTCCACCTCCACCAACACGTCGTCGCCTTCGACCCGCACGGGGTATTCGGCTAGGCGGCAGTTGCCGGGGTTGATGCCCTGGCCACTGCTGGCGTCGAAGGTCCATTGGTGGGCGCGGCACATGACCACGCGGCCGTCGAACCTGCCTTCGGCCAGCGGAATGTCCTGGTGCGGGCACATGCCCTGGAAGGCGCGCAACTGCTCCCCCTGCGGCCAGACCAGCAGGATCTGGCGGCCGTCCAGTTCGACCTCGGTCATGTCGCCTTCCCAGAGATCGTCGAGCGTGCAGACTTTCTTGTAGGACATGGGCCGCTCAAGCCTCCGCGAAGACGAACTCGATCGTTTCCATTGGCGCGATGCCGGTCTCGCCCAGCTTCGCGTGCCGCGGGAGGAACGCGGCGTCGCCCTGGCGGCGCACCCGGACGACCTTGCCCGGCTGCGGCGCGACGCGCCGGCCGACCGAATGGTGGGCAGCGGCCGCGGCCACCTCGTCCATGGTGTTCTCGGTATCGACGGCGACCAGTTGCAGGACGAAGTCGTACTGGAAGTTGGAAATCAGCGGAAATGCTGCCATGGGTTTGTCTCCTTTCCGGCGGCCGTTCAGGCGGCCTTCCTTTGATACGGAACGTTGCGATAAGCCTCGACCCAGGCGTACTTGTGGGCGTCGTCGCCGATCTCGCCGGGGGCCAGGTTCATGTACTGCAGCGCGCCCGGGAGGTTGGGCGGCTGGATCAGACCGGCCAGGAAGCGGTCGACCAGGGTCATGTGGCCGCGATAGCGCTGCGGGTCCTGCTGGAAGACCCAGCGGTCCATCTCGGAATTGAAGTGGTAGGTGCGGCCCTGGTAATCCAGCGGGTAGTCCTTGACGTTCCAGCCCTTGCCGGGAATGGCGCAGATCGGCAACTGGCTCATGTTGCAGACGACGGGCAGGGTCTCGGGCACCGTGAGTTCGGGCCTGCCGGCGAGCAGGTTGTCGATGATGACGTCCCACGCCTTGCCGAAGCTGTCGTTCCAGCCGGGATACTTTTCCTCCAGCCAGTCGCGGCACTCCGGCGTCATGCCCGCGGCCGGGTTCCACCACACGGTCGGGCGCCAGAACCAGATGCCCATCTGGTAGGCGTGATGCTGGTAGTCGAACTCGGCGATCATCTGGTTCCAGTACCAGGGCAGGTCGAGGCCGAGGTCGATGAGGGTGCGTTCGAACTGGCCGACGATCCACTCCAGCATGAATTCCTTGAACGACTGCTTGCGGTGTTCGAGCGGCGTGGCGTAGTCCATCGACGTGCCGGTGAGCAGGCAAAAGAGGCGCCAGGCGCGGGCGATGGCGACGTCGACCAGCTTCTGCGCCTCTTCCTTGCGGCCGTTGGCGATCATCACCTGCAGCGCCGGGCCGCCGATCTGGGCATGGCGCGACTCGTCGGTCTGGATGCTGGAGATCAGGCTGGCGAAGGTGAAGTCGCCGGCTTCAGCCGCATCGGCGGCGAGGCCGAGGAACTGCATGTTGGTGAAGCCGGTTTCGAACGCGAAAGTCAGCATCACCGCGATGTCGGTCGCGCTCCTGGCCAGGAACAGGTCGTCGAAGGTGTGGCGGGCGGCGATGGCGCCCCATTCGTTGGAGTGGTACGCCTTGTGCGCCCAGTCGAACTGGCGGTCCTTGGCGCAGTGCTCGTGCGGGAAGTAGAGCTGCAACTGCGCGTGCCGGTTCTCGTCGAGCATGCCGAAGGTCGCCATGTTGCGCATGCCCGGCGCGCGGCCGAAGCGGGCCATGCGGGCCTCGGCGCTCATGGCCGCGTATTCGCCCAGCGCGATGGCGCCGTAGTGCGCCTTGAGGATGGACACCCAGCCCGGGTCCGCATCCTCGTACATGCGGCTGCGTTCCAGCGCGGCCTTCACCGAATAGGCGCCGGCATCCTTTTCGCGCTGGATGTGGACGTATTCGGGATACGAGGTCTTGTAGGGCTCGTCGTATACCTCCCACTTGTCGACCGGCACGCCCTTGGCGCCGGTCATGATGTCGGGGAACAGTTCGCCGTCGGTAACGTGGGCTGGCGTCCAGTTGGTACTGCGGGCGAGGTCGTACCATTCGCTGCGGTCTAGCAATGCCACCGTGTCTTCTCCTCTTCTGGTCCGGATGGATCGATCTTGGGGCGGCAATTCGTTCATTGCCGCTGCAAGCCACTGAGCAAGGCCAGTGCCAGTCGGGAGAACCGCTTCTGCGTGGTGCGGTGCGAAACGTGCGGAAAAGGCTTCGGTGAGCGGCGATGCAGCCGACCGGCCGCAACGCATTGCGGCGGCGCAATGCAGAGGGGGCGACGGGGATTTCATCGCCTGGTGAAATCGTTACGGGCGACCAGGGCCGCAGGAATCTCACCGCCTGATGAAAATCCCGCTATGCCGGTCGGGTCGGGCCCCTGCCGGCAGGGCCGGGCAGGGGCGTTCCGTTTTCGGCGGGAGCTTGCTCCCGCTCGGTTATCGCGGGAGCGGGCCGAACTCCACCGGCACCCACGCATAGCCCTTGCCTTCGGCACGGACGTGGCCGATGCCGGGGAAGGGCAGGTGCATGCCGCCGATCAGCAGCTTTTCCTTCGCCGCGCGGGCAAAGATCTTCTTGCGGGTGGCGACGGCGGTCTTGCGGTCGACGTCGAACTCGATGGCGACGTCCGGACGGGCGAATTGCACCGCGTGGTTATGCACGAGGTCGCCCCAGATCAGCAGCTTCTGCGCACCGCTGCCGACGAGGTAGCCGCTGTGGCCCGGCGTGTGGCCGTGGGCGGCGACGCTGGAGACGCCGGGAACGATGTCCTGGTCGGTGGCGAAGGTCTTCCACTTGCCGCTGGCGCGGTAGGGCGCCGCGGCGTCGCGCGCCATCTTGAACAGAGGCTGCACGTCCTTCGCTGCCTTGGCGGCGACGTCGTCGTTCAGCCAGAAGTCGCTGTCGGCCTGCGCGGACCAGATCTCGGCGTTGGCGAACACCGCCTTGCCTTCCGCGTCGACGAGGCCGTTCACATGGTCGCCGTGCAGATGGGTCAGCAACACCACGTCTATCTGCGCCGGATCGTAGCCGGCGGCGCGCAGGTTGCCGGCGACGTGGCCGAGCGTGGGCCCGAACAGCCCGGCGGCGCCGGCATCGACGAGTACGAGCTTGCCGCCGGTGTTGATGAGATAGGCATTGACCGCGGTCTGTACCTTGGGCGCCTTCAGGAAGCTGCGCGCGAGCAGGCTGTCGAGATCCTTCTCGCCGACGTTCTTCAGGAGCTTGGTGTCGAGTTCGATGGCTCCGTCGTAGAGCGCGGTGATCTCGACGTCGTCCAGCAGCATCCGGTAGTAGCCGGGCACCTGCGTCTTGGTCTGCGGTGCCGCCGCCGTGGCCAGGCCGGCGCCGGCGACGAAGAGCAGCGCGGTGGCGCAGTGCAGCAGATGGCGGAGCAGGCGGGATGGTGTGTTCTTCTGCATGGGAAGCCTCGGAGCGTGGTGTCGGGGCCCCGAGTATCCCATAGGCGTGGGGCCCGGCGGCATGCCGCCGGCCGGCACCCGCTTCAGGCCGGCGTCAGGCCCCAGGTCCGGGCGACGATGTCGAACGACCGCCGGCGCGCGGCGTGATCGAAGATCTGGGCGGTGACGATCAGCTCGTCGGCGCCCGTTTCGGCGAGCAGATGCTCGAGGCCCTGGCGGACGGTATCGGGGCCGCCGACGGCCGAGCAGGCCGTCGCCTCGTCGGCGAAGTCGCGCTCGCCGGGCGTCCAGTCCTTCCCGTGCTCGAGCGAGGGCGGCTGCAGCGGACCGCGGACGCCGCGCGCGATGTGGGCGAAGCGGTTGCGCAGCGAGCTGAAGAGGAGCTGCGCCTCTTCGTCGCTGTCGGCCGCGATGGCATTGGCGGCCACCATCACGTAGGGGCGTCCGAGCGTCTCCGATGGCTGGAAGCGGTCGCGGTAGAGTTCGATCGCACGCAGGAGGTAGCGCGGCGCAAAGTGCGATGCGAAGGCGTAGGGCAGGCCGAGATGGGCGGCCAGCTCCGCGCTGAAGAGGCTGGACCCCAGCAGCCAGATCGGCACCCCGAGGCCGGCGCCGGGTACCGCCCGCACATGCTGGCCCGGTCGCACGGGCTTGAAATAGCCTTGCAGTTCCAGCACGTCCTGCGGGAAGGTGTCGTCGCTGTTGCCCAGGTTGCGGCGCAGTGCGCGCGCGGTGTACTGGTCGGTGCCCGGAGCGCGGCCCAGCCCCAGGTCGATGCGTCCGGGGTAGAGCGATTCCAGCGTGCCGAACTGTTCGGCGATGACGAGCGGCGCATGGTTGGGAAGCATGATGCCGCCGGCGCCGACGCGGATGCGCGAGGTGTTGGCGGCGATGTGGCCGATGATCACCGACGTGGCGGCGCTGGCGATGCCGGTCATGTTGTGGTGCTCGGCGAGCCAGTAGCGGTTGTAGCCCCAGAGGTCGGCCTGGCGGGCGATGTCGGTGGCGTTGCACAGCGCCTGCGCGGGCGTGTCACCTTCCACGATGGGGGCGAGGTCGAGGATGGACAGCGGCGTCTTCGGCATGGGTGAGATGGTGGAAATTGGAAACCACCATTAGACCACCCTTCCACCCGGCCGCACATCCGGGCTGCCCCGGGGGCGGCCGGCCGCGCGCCGCGTCCGCACCGCCGCCATGCGCTAGGATGTGGCCCTTTGCAGCGCCCGTGTCGATCCGGCCCTGCTCCATCCGGTCAGCCCATGAGCCATTTCCTGCATCAACTGACCCTCTCCGCGCCGCTGTTCCTGCTCGTGTTCGCGGGCTATGCGCTGGTTCGCATCGGCGGCTGGACGAAGGCGGTGAGCGATGCGCTGTCGCGCTTCGTGTTCTCGGTGGCGATGCCGGCCATGCTGTTCCATCTGATGAGCGATTTCTCCAAGCTGCCCGCCGTCGATGCGCGCCTGTTGATCGCGTTCTTCGGCAGTTGCCTGGCGGTGTTCTGCATCGGGCGGCTGGTGGCCTGGAAGGTGTTCCGGCTCGACGGTGTGTCGCAGTCGGTGTTCGCACTCGGCGGGGTGTTCTCCAACAACGTCATGCTCGGCCTGCCGATCGCGCGCCTCACGCTGGGCGAGGCCGCCGTGCCGTCCGTCGCACTCGTGCTCGTCTTCAACGCGCTGACCTTGTGGACCCTGGTCACCGTGTCGGTGGAATGGGCGCGCCACGGCCAGTTCTCGGTGCAGGGCTTTGCCAAGACGGCGCGCGGCGTGCTGACCAATCCGCTGATCGTGGCGATCCTGTCGGGTACGCTGTTCGGCA
This DNA window, taken from Thauera sp. K11, encodes the following:
- a CDS encoding MBL fold metallo-hydrolase → MQKNTPSRLLRHLLHCATALLFVAGAGLATAAAPQTKTQVPGYYRMLLDDVEITALYDGAIELDTKLLKNVGEKDLDSLLARSFLKAPKVQTAVNAYLINTGGKLVLVDAGAAGLFGPTLGHVAGNLRAAGYDPAQIDVVLLTHLHGDHVNGLVDAEGKAVFANAEIWSAQADSDFWLNDDVAAKAAKDVQPLFKMARDAAAPYRASGKWKTFATDQDIVPGVSSVAAHGHTPGHSGYLVGSGAQKLLIWGDLVHNHAVQFARPDVAIEFDVDRKTAVATRKKIFARAAKEKLLIGGMHLPFPGIGHVRAEGKGYAWVPVEFGPLPR
- a CDS encoding AEC family transporter gives rise to the protein MSHFLHQLTLSAPLFLLVFAGYALVRIGGWTKAVSDALSRFVFSVAMPAMLFHLMSDFSKLPAVDARLLIAFFGSCLAVFCIGRLVAWKVFRLDGVSQSVFALGGVFSNNVMLGLPIARLTLGEAAVPSVALVLVFNALTLWTLVTVSVEWARHGQFSVQGFAKTARGVLTNPLIVAILSGTLFGMLGLPLPAFVGTTLGMVSDTAAPMALIVLGMGLAQYSVRAGIRVAGAISAIKLVVQPLVVWLIAFGLGLPPMETQVVVLLASIAVGVNVYMMALQFKVLEGEVAGSLVLSTLCSAVTTPVLMALTMR
- a CDS encoding MmoB/DmpM family protein translates to MNITASLNAYRNNRVGPILRASDITEGVIEAAIEDNPDKEVSVQDKTAYVRIEADGELILRRSTLERTLGRPFRMSELEVNLGSFAGRIETTNDYVRFYYEKTL
- a CDS encoding OmpP1/FadL family transporter, coding for MSHFQRLVLIVLGALGLAGPASATNVFRLEGYGAVSRAMGGTSAAHDTGSAALLANPATLGLGSGGSRLDLGIDLVTTSHLEIENAATGETARSGHRDVASAYYAPQAGYVRRSGALTWGVGAYAGGGLGTEYGKNSFLSRTPGGIDTGLENSSRLLVLHIPLGMSYQVDDRLTVGGAIEAQWTGMNLGLLLGADQVASLIGRNRARGSLVPALAGIPGLEGAHFSFSRSSDVESGADAWGWGGRLGLTYRLSESTRIGAAYGFRSHMDDLEGKARLTAVSSVAGQIALPGRIRIVDFQMPSTLTVGIAHQATENLLLAADVSHVGWKKVMKDIKVRYAADGGGELAVELPQNYRDVTILSLGAAYRIDRWTLRAGASIANQAIPDNTLFGVIPATPTRHLSAGFSYDFGRSNTLDFAYSHALRESLGNASEPNVSSGAPIRSTHAQDNFVLSYTHRF
- a CDS encoding sigma-54-dependent Fis family transcriptional regulator; this translates as MTKRPGKRASERLSPAEPHQSEHAPATERIPVPDIRDLAKRLRFAPQQGRIWLDDQRMLLMHLSSFGSLRQELIESLGKETARGLITRIGYQAGNHDAAMTRKIRAGFKTNDDFLAGPQLVSLEGIVHCEPVALEIDVERGHYYGDFRLIDCSEAEAHIASYGIGNEDVCWMLVGYACGYTSAFMGRPILWREIECRAMGHSHCRVVGKPVEEWDDAENDLRFLQIGDFVKWSPRRQEPAPAENSLIAARISTATENSFGMVGISAGFNTVCHMVKKAAPTEATVLFLGESGVGKEIFANNLHRLSRRSDGPFVAVNCAAIPEHLMESELFGVEKGGYTGATTSRPGRFERADGGTLFLDEIGTLTFTAQGKLLRALQQGEIERVGDIRMRKVDVRLIAATNVNLREAVKAGTFREDLFFRLNVFPIKVPPLRERRDDIPLMMNWFLQRLAKRHGKIITGFRERAVDALFGYDWPGNVRELENMIERAVILAEDGGALDLCHLFTSGEEVDAASFVLKRNGEIIPAAGPIAREPEPRRPNGMPSLEETEAAMLRAAVAEAGGNLSKAARLLGIGRPKLAYRLQKHGIAAEHG
- a CDS encoding toluene-4-monooxygenase system B family protein; protein product: MAAFPLISNFQYDFVLQLVAVDTENTMDEVAAAAAHHSVGRRVAPQPGKVVRVRRQGDAAFLPRHAKLGETGIAPMETIEFVFAEA
- a CDS encoding 2Fe-2S iron-sulfur cluster-binding protein, coding for MEHIITIEGGAAFAVSTEEDSLLRGALRAGIGMPHECSVGGCGACRFDLVSGDMETLWAEAPGLSERDRKRGKRLACQSRPRGDCTIRIRCADEYTPAVAPRRGLARLEGRRQLTPDMSEFSLRTAWPAAFLPGQYALLYPPGTEGARAYSMSNLPNADGLWQFVIRRVSGGRGSNALFDRLGVGDEVAIDSPYGNACLRDTPAREIVRIAGGSGLAPMLSIARAALARPDAPPVRFFDGARTAADLCGESLLGDCPPPHRLSYTPVLSMPDASPGWRGAVGFVHEEVKRALPQPLDRYEFYFAGPPPMIDAVQTMLMHKHGVPFQQIHFDRFF
- a CDS encoding ferritin family protein, whose protein sequence is MALLDRSEWYDLARSTNWTPAHVTDGELFPDIMTGAKGVPVDKWEVYDEPYKTSYPEYVHIQREKDAGAYSVKAALERSRMYEDADPGWVSILKAHYGAIALGEYAAMSAEARMARFGRAPGMRNMATFGMLDENRHAQLQLYFPHEHCAKDRQFDWAHKAYHSNEWGAIAARHTFDDLFLARSATDIAVMLTFAFETGFTNMQFLGLAADAAEAGDFTFASLISSIQTDESRHAQIGGPALQVMIANGRKEEAQKLVDVAIARAWRLFCLLTGTSMDYATPLEHRKQSFKEFMLEWIVGQFERTLIDLGLDLPWYWNQMIAEFDYQHHAYQMGIWFWRPTVWWNPAAGMTPECRDWLEEKYPGWNDSFGKAWDVIIDNLLAGRPELTVPETLPVVCNMSQLPICAIPGKGWNVKDYPLDYQGRTYHFNSEMDRWVFQQDPQRYRGHMTLVDRFLAGLIQPPNLPGALQYMNLAPGEIGDDAHKYAWVEAYRNVPYQRKAA
- a CDS encoding Rieske 2Fe-2S domain-containing protein, coding for MSYKKVCTLDDLWEGDMTEVELDGRQILLVWPQGEQLRAFQGMCPHQDIPLAEGRFDGRVVMCRAHQWTFDASSGQGINPGNCRLAEYPVRVEGDDVLVEVEGVEPLFAQA
- a CDS encoding LLM class flavin-dependent oxidoreductase — protein: MPKTPLSILDLAPIVEGDTPAQALCNATDIARQADLWGYNRYWLAEHHNMTGIASAATSVIIGHIAANTSRIRVGAGGIMLPNHAPLVIAEQFGTLESLYPGRIDLGLGRAPGTDQYTARALRRNLGNSDDTFPQDVLELQGYFKPVRPGQHVRAVPGAGLGVPIWLLGSSLFSAELAAHLGLPYAFASHFAPRYLLRAIELYRDRFQPSETLGRPYVMVAANAIAADSDEEAQLLFSSLRNRFAHIARGVRGPLQPPSLEHGKDWTPGERDFADEATACSAVGGPDTVRQGLEHLLAETGADELIVTAQIFDHAARRRSFDIVARTWGLTPA
- a CDS encoding aromatic/alkene monooxygenase hydroxylase subunit beta, with the protein product MNQTEVLKPLKTWSHLAARRRKPSEYEIVSTNLHYTTDNPDAPFELDPDFGMAQWFKQYRNTSPLRHADWNAFRDPDEIVYRTYNMLQDGQETYVLGLFNQFSERGHDAMLERGWAHSLARLYTPGRYLFHALQMSAAYLCQMAPASTISNCATYQTADSLRWLTHTAYRTAELARTFADAGFGEDERSHWETAPAWQGFRELVEKALVAWDWGESFAAFNLVVRPAVEEAVLRGLGQAARHNGDTLLGLLTDAQLADAQRHRHWTGALARMALEQEGNREVLAAWVRKWEPLADAAIDAYCAALPDTGATAGQAREATRALRASFGL